CCACGGGAACTTTGCGCTCGCTTAGAGGGATATTTTTTGGAAGCTTCATTATTGTTGTCCTGGGATTATTTGATGATATCAAACATAAAGGATTAAAATTCCAATCAAAGTTTTTGATTCAAACCATATCCAGTATTTTGCTGATTGTTTACGGAATTCAAATGAAATTCATACAACTGGAGTGGTTTGCCGTCCTGGTTACCATAGTTTGGATAATAGGAATAACCAATGCTATGAATATTATAGATATCATGGACGGATTATCCGGCGGGATAGCCGTAATTGCCGCTTTAGGTTTCTTCCTGTTAAACTTCCTAATTGGCTTGCCTTCAGAAGAAGAAATATTTGTAAACTTTGCCAGTATTGCATTAGCCGGGGCCTGTTTAGGCTTCCTGCCTTATAATCTTAGCAAAAAGCACAAAATCTTCATGGGGGATACGGGAAGCCTTTTTATAGGTTTTATTCTTGCCGCAACTTCTCTCGGTACAAGATATACCGACATAAACTCATTAGGACTTTTTGCGCCTATATTAATCCTTGCAATACCTATTTATGATACTTTCCTGGTGATGTATTTTAGATGGAAAAAAGGGATAAACCCCTTTATGGGAAGTAAAGACCATTTTGCCCTAAGATTAGAGAAAAAGGGGCTCTCCAGGAAAACTATCCTTTTGTATACTTATACAGCAGGCATTATTTTGTCATTTATTTCATTCATCGTAACAATCGTAAATATATATTCCGCAATAATTGTATACTTGTTCACGATATTTGTTGCATTGGCGATAGCGAAAATACTATCCAAGGTTCATGTCGAATGAACCACTTAAACCCTTTCTGCATTCAATAAAATGAAAACCATAATAATCGGCGGCGGGATTTCAGGTTTAGCTGCAGCTTATCACTTAAAGAATGATTATATTATTTTTGAAAAGGAAAATACTGCCGGCGGTTTATGCAGGTCTATAAAAACCGGAGGTTTCACATTTGATTATTCAGGGCATTTTTTGCA
The sequence above is drawn from the Elusimicrobiota bacterium genome and encodes:
- a CDS encoding undecaprenyl/decaprenyl-phosphate alpha-N-acetylglucosaminyl 1-phosphate transferase codes for the protein MIYLIAFLFSLALSLILTPLSRKLAILLSIYDHPISEVKTHKKSTPYLGGLAIAAAFWGGLTVIRLFTHLPTGTLRSLRGIFFGSFIIVVLGLFDDIKHKGLKFQSKFLIQTISSILLIVYGIQMKFIQLEWFAVLVTIVWIIGITNAMNIIDIMDGLSGGIAVIAALGFFLLNFLIGLPSEEEIFVNFASIALAGACLGFLPYNLSKKHKIFMGDTGSLFIGFILAATSLGTRYTDINSLGLFAPILILAIPIYDTFLVMYFRWKKGINPFMGSKDHFALRLEKKGLSRKTILLYTYTAGIILSFISFIVTIVNIYSAIIVYLFTIFVALAIAKILSKVHVE